The genome window AATTGTTATgctaaaacaataacatatatgcAATTTTAAAGTAGAACGATCGTACAACTTACCAGACGATTGAgtctgaaataataaaaagaacatatttaaAGTTTGACTATTGATAACACTCGTTATATTATTCAAATGCACTTGGTAATTTAAATTAGTTAAAATGATATTCAATAAAACCGATGAATCATTGATATATAAACCACAATAATAAGGTTTCAGAAGAACTtctttcagaaaaaaaacacaacaaaatcgTAAGAAGAGTTTTAAAGAATCTCTTCACAGATAGACGAACCGACAAAGTTCCAACGTTTCTAAATTTTGTCTTAgactaatatataatatatatatttatctgcACCAGGAAGCACTAGAATACAAACGACGTAGCCAATAATTGACAATACGTAGACATGTTCAAATAATTCTTATATcaaatttatatagttataaAGCGTTAGCAACGCGAACTGTTTTACTTAGTTTGTGTTCGTTCAATTTTAAAACACATTGGATTGCATAGGAAAAGTGATTGATGCATTAGTCATAACGAAATCCCGTAAGGCCGAGAGGTTAATGCAATTTCCTTATTATTCAAATGACAGTGATTTGAATCCGGTGTTTACTTCCTAATGTTAATTTATTGATGAAAAGCATGTAATGCCGACTTTCAAAATTGCCAAAACCTTTCAACATGTCCcctttaaacattaaaatgagTTTCTTTTATATGgttaaacaaataatgtaattaaaaatgTGTACACGGATAGTGACTTGCCATTTTTTTACAGATGCATGTATACGACACATCGATTATTTGCTGTGTTGTTGTATATATGTTTGTCAGTTAAGTCCTAGCGatacaaataaatgtgttatcaCGAAAGTTCATTACACATTTGAATCGTCGCATATTTAAATCTTTATTTTCGTTCATATTACATTAACATTTTATAGTTGTCATCGATGTCGTGTTATTCGCAAATGGAATTTTGAAAGAACATTCGTATACTATTCATATTTCATTACATTAATATTCAGTTTTTAACTAATTCCCCTTACCTGTCATTTATTGTAATTATCATTGTGTCGGTTCGTTCAGATTGGGTTTTATTTTCAGACTCAATGCATTTATCGAATGAATTCCTTTGTAACACGTGGATATGTAAATTATACAAAACATCTATCTGTGTTTCAAGGTCACATATCTGTTGttgaaatgtattcattgtttCTGTTTTCTCTTCTTCTGATATGTAAATTATTATCCCGGGACGATCATAGTTGgtgtttgtttttaagtatattatCCCGGGACGATCATATTTGGtgtttgtttttaagtatttCTTCAGGCGAAAGTTGGTACATGTTTTGCTAAATGAAGATACCACTTTCCATAGCTGTTGGAACGTGTGAGCCATTTGTTTTATCGGATCTGCAAACTGATATAAATCAGTATCGCTAAGTCTTCTCAACGATCGTGTCCACATCACCATACACCTTGCATACAAGAGTGCTGACCCTCTTTTGCAGATCAGAGACATCTTTAAAATcggattcatttttttttaataattgttgacTTTACTGCATCTGTTCCGGCACTGTTTGAGCGTTTTTTGTCGTTATCAAATCCTAAAAACTATcaacatatatgtttaattattaaataattataaatgcatttatcgAATGACCAGATAGCacgtttaaaaaataacaagcaCATAATATAATTAAAGGAAATGTGACATCGAAAATGGTCTAATGTGGGAAACTCTGTATAAGATTTACAAAGGCAATTTTAGCACATGATAGAATATAAAATTATCTTGGTATGATACCAACCAAGTTAGTATTTTTGTTGATATCGTGTGTCGGCTCACCTATTACGTATACATCGATATATAGCAAAAAAGAATACACAATGGAACGAACGGTATTGTTTAGTGTGTAACTCAAACGACATTGTAGATGAATATCACTGTAGTTGTGTTTGTACAAGTTAATCAGAGaaacgaaaaaaataattcaagtaaAGACGTCCTGTGGTATATACAAACACAGGTCGTGTAAATTCAAATGATTAAATGGAACTCTCTTAAAAcgtaattcatttttaaatgtgcATATTGTAGAGCGGTTTGTTCGACTTATAACAAATTTGAAGTATATTTATGCAAAAAAAACGCGTTTACCATACCAGTCTTACCAAATTATGTGACTAGACTATCAATACACGATCAAGATggcatatatattttcttacacaACTGGACATCTTTTGGTTGACTGGTAAATATAGATTCTGTGTGTCTAAATGCGGGCTAGAGATCATAAGTGGGACCTAACATTGTTCTTAATGGAGTAGATAGGCGTCCAAATGCATAACTTCCTTGCattatcgcttcgtgtgtcgcgcaaaatatcgtgtgtcgcttcgtgtttcgtgtgtcgccctttgaacgcgaaaCACGATATGTTTCGCGATACTCGAATCGACAAACGATtgtttgcgcgatacacgaagcggcagacaatattttgcgcgatacacgaaacgacacgcgatatttgccacgatatatcgccttttgggctacctacacaagggcgatattgtgtggtacattctcgcgcgtcacTTCGTGtattgcgcaaaatatcgtgtgtcgcgcaaaatatcgtgtatcgcttcgtgtgtcgtgtgtcgcccttgatgaaagaagatCGAGATTAtggatggcactatccggattccgtaagtCACTGTAGGCTTAGTTTGCTTAACGTAGTTTGACACATTGCTATTGTACACGCTCGGTTGTTTTTTTGCGGTAAATATAGACATGTAAATactaaaatgtgttaaatatacaCGTTTAAGCTATAAACTGTTTTGTGTGCAATTAAACCTAATTTGCTCAGCATTTCTTTAATACCAAAATGCGATTATTTTACATGCTTTAAacagtaaataaataatattgtgcatAAGTTTACATTTTTCTTGTATGACTTctgttaattataatttaaacataacttCGCAATATAGTTTTTATCAATATTGCCACTAATGTTTAGCGGCATAACACATACAATGCATTTAAGTGCTTCCCCAAAATATCGCCAATGGATTTCCCGTCGAACGTTTCTCCATAATACAATGTTATGCATGGTCAGGTGTCAAGAGGCTcgcataatgatgatgattttaattttttttttaattatgcgaTGAATAAAAAAATGGATCCCGAAGCAATTGGAGAATGAATGTAAGCAATCATATCCTAACATCTTTGTCGACATCGACGATTCGATTGAACGTTACTGTTGAGTAGGCATCGCATGCGTTAATACATGTTAGGCCTGCTGAACTATTTCGTTTGGCCGAACTTATAAAACAGAGGAAACGGCGTTTATCCTGTTTTCTTGACCAGAAGGTGATTTTATTATTTAAGAGTGATCGTTGTGATTTTTAATAATCGTTTCTTGTTTCCACGAGTTTCCGTGCCTGGAGTCGGTCAATCTCTTGGAAGTGGATTTGAGATTTTGTCTTTGTTGCGCTTTTGGTTAAGCTCTCTAAGTTTTAAATACCAACTTAACAAAATTTAGGGCAATCGCACGGATGATATCAGTACACtagtttttgttctttttcacACCCGAGAATtagtataatattaaacattaatttaacaatattgaCTCTATAAACAAAACCAAGTGAAACATGGATCAAGATGTTGTACAACTGTTACCAACTTTTATGTAATAATCgcttatacaaaatatcaaacgcACTGAAGTGAAGCTTCGGTCAGAGTCAGGTTTAATTCCAACGTGCGCTCAAAGGGTAAAACGGCATTAAAACCAAAGTGCAGTTAAACAGCGCTGTCTCTATGACTAACTTATTCGTGAGTTCAAACTTGCCcgctgtttttatgcccccgaaggtgggcatatattgatcgcactgtccgtctgtctgtccgaccgTCTGCAATTCCGTCACACTTCGCGTtttggttttgcgtttaggtttccgaAAATGAGGAAAAACACTTTGCGTTCAGGTTaggaaaaatgtggaaaaagggggcatatgccatcctatggtgacagGCCTTGTTTTTTCAAAAAGATTGCATAGAGTTTTCTTTTGTGTAATATTATATGTTTCGGTGATAGGAATTGTTTCGTAAATCGAATTTCGTTAACGAGATTGAATTCGTAGGGTAATAGGAATCTAATATTGCGACGACATATCCATTTATTGGCGattgcaaataataaatatttgctaTAGTTTAAGCACGTTTAAAAAATAAGCTGTTTGTGTAATTTATAGAAAGCTATCTCTATAGCACCCATAGGGAGCTAAACAGTTAATTATTGTGTTTTGCCATTAAGAAGTGATGACATTTTGTTGATAGTTTAAACTGACAGGACGTTTTAAGATATTTATCTGCCGAGTGTTAGGAATGAAATTGCATTTATCTAGAAGCATCGGTTGTGTTCAGTTAAACAAATGACGTTAAAGCCAGAtcagtttaataaataaaaataatgtgtgtGATGTTTAGTGGCACACCACTCCTAGAATTCATCTTTGAATATACCGTGCACTGCTATTAGTGGAAGTTCTGAACAAGTCTAGAATTCATGTTGATGCTAATTCCAATTAACTACGCTAAATAAAGTACATTAAAAGCATGCTTCATTAAAGCATTAATAACGTATAACGTGTTTGCTTGTTTGCTATGCCGGCCTCAATTTATATAACAAGTAATTCTTGATGAATAGGTATCTTTGCAAATGTTTAGACtgtagttgttgtttgttttcttacGATATCTTTGATCCTTGTAGATTTGTATTGTataaattgtgttaaaatttagaCTCAGACTTCACACTTCAACCCACGAATAAGAAAACGTGGATCATTGTACATTGACGATATATTTCTCAGAACAGCGCTTAGTGTGTAGAACTATACTATTCTCAAAACTTGAATCTGTGATAAGCAGGGGTAAGGTAGGTATTTAATAATCTATTTTTATGATGAAGCCTTATAAAACACTCACTTTAAGATGATTAATTATGATACTTTAACGTGTTTCTGAAGATGTACATGAGGTATGTAATAACAGTTTTTCGACTACACCATTACGGAACGTGACCGCAAATGATTCGTCAaacaattataatacaaatttgaCTTCAAAACTAGGTCTTAAATCTTTGGAACATTTATCGGAAAGACTTATGAAACATTGCCaatccaaattatttttttaagaatcgTCAGTACCAATTTCAAATTTATAACATACTCAGTATTTACCATTATACATAGTACATTTGAATGAATgtaatttttaattattgttggATCAATTTCATGTGTAAAAATTTAATCCATATTGATTTTATTGTGCAGCTTTGGCATGCGAATAAAAAATGCGCGTCCCAATTTCCCGTTCGGAGTAAAGGAAATAAAGTTTGTTTGAGTTATTAACAAGTTTTTGTTGGTTAGAAAACGATCGTCAATACATTCAATAAGATCAAAGAGTTATGACTGATGTCGGGGATGTTTTTTCTGAACAATGCTAAGCCGCATTTTATCTACGTACAAAGACGAACGTAGCTTTTAATCTTATCAGAGAATGTTCTGCAAGAATATAAACGCCCAACGAATGCTAGTATTTGTGTAAACAAGCATGTGGATGAAAATGTTTAGTTCGAAAATTACCCGTGTATGATGGTTGTGGCCGAGTAACGTCGGTATATAGACTTTATTTTCGCCTTGTTTTAAATCTTGATTTTAATGTAAAAGTGAACATTTAATATGTCATACATTTCTTAGAAGACCTTTATACATGTTTGCGAACGGGCAGTAAAACCAAATAGGACTCCGATTTTCGACAAAATTACGGTATGTTATTCATAGAAAAAGCCGATAACGACACGTGTACTCGTATACGTTGCAGAAAAAAGAATCTAAGTGTCGTACGAAcaaattttcagaaaaaaaggGACTTTCCAAACGCGGTACATCCTTTACACTATAATGTACACGAATGATAGTCAACTAGAGCCTCATATTATAATAAACGCTTATTTAATTTAGGAGAGAACGTTTTCTAGTTTGCTTCGcttatgtatttttaaaaaacgCGAAAATTATTAATTCGGGTCTACTGGCGTAAAATTTGTACCACATGTTATTGGCTGTTGATTAAGATCAATTAAAGTGAATACATGGGTAAGACAGCTTcgcagaaaaaataataaattaaatcaaatgaAAATACTTCATCAAAGAACAATTCGTCAACAAAAAGAGGTAGTTTTGTACACCAAGTGAAGACACTTAACAGACAGTTTGCACAACGGCTTGACACTCAAACAACTCCACTCAGCTCTGAAGACATTGTAAATCCAATAGCAAATGATCTGTCAAAAGTACATATTAGACTTACTGTCCCCATATTGAGTCAGAAGCACAACATGAACTCACAAAAAGAAGTCATACCTTAGCCATGATGATAAACAAAGATTTCACATCAGAACTGTGGACACATGTATACACAGACGGATCAGCTACTAGAGCCGTTGAAGACGGAGGAGCTGGGATCCTCATCATATATCCATCAGGCAGAAAAGAAACACACTTCATGGCTACAGGAAAGAGATGCAGCAATTACAACGCTGAGACAGAAGCACTCATGAAGGCGGCCTCTATGATTGATTACTCACAAGAAGATATCCCTCAGTAGTATTCCTCACAGAAGCTAGATCGAACGGGCAGTAAAACCAAATAGGACTCCGATTTCGACAAAATTACGGTATGTTATTCATAGAAAAAGCCGATAACGACACGTGTACTCGTATACGTTGCAGAAAAAAATAATCTAAGTGTCGTACGAACAAATTTTCAGAAAAAAGGGACTTTCCAAACGCGGTACATCCTTTACACTATAATGTACACGAATGATAGTCAACTAGAGCCTCATATTATAATAAACGCTTATTTATTTTGGGAGAGAACGTTTTCTAGTTTGCTTCGcttatgtatttttaaaaaacgCGAAAATTATTAATTCGGGTCTACTGGCGTAAAATTTGTACCACATGTTATTGGCTGTTGATTAAGATCAATTAAAGTGAATACATGGGTAAGACAGCTTCgcagaaataataataaattaaatcaaatgaAAATACTTCATCAAAGAACAATTCGTCAACAAAAAGAGGTAGTTTTGTACACCAAGTGAAGACACTTAACAGACAGTTTGCACAACGGCTTGACACTCAAACAACTCCACTCAGCTCGGAAGACATGACATTGTAAATCCAATAGCAAATGATCTGTCAAAAGTACATATTAGACTTACTGTCCCCATATTGAGTCAGAAGCACAACATGAACTCACAAAAAGAAGTCATACCTCAGCCATGATGATAAACAAAGATTTCACATCAGAACTGTGGACATATGTATACACAGACGGATCAGCTACTAGAGCCGTTGAAGACGGAGGAGCTGGGATCCTCATCATATATCCATCAGGCAGAAAAGAAACACACTTCATGGCTACAGGAAAGAGATGCAGCAATTACAACGCTGAGACAGAAGCACTCATGAAGGCGGCCTCTATGACTGATTACTCACAAGAAGATACCCTTCAGTAGTATTCCTCACAGATGCTAGATCAGTCCTTGAAGCTCTGATAAACAACACCTCCCCAAAACTAGCTAAACTTATGACACGACTCAGCAATAACCACAACATAGCACTCCAGTGGATACCTGCCCACTGTGGAGTATCAGGAAACGAGGAGGCTGACCAACTAGCCAAACAGGGAGCAAAAACAGAGCAACCCAATACCCAGGTTTCGTACAGAGAGAAAGTCACCATCATAAAGGCAATCACCAGGCCCCAGCAAGAACAAGATGCTTATCACCTGCTTAACAGAGCAGAACAAGTAGTGATGGTTCGACTACGCTCAGGACACAACAGACTGAATGCCCAcatgtacagaaaatataaacTGGTACCCTCACCACTCTGTCCATGAGGAGAAGAGGAACAAATCGTGAACATGTTCTTCAAAGATGCAAAAGACACGACCAGGAGCGAGCTGCGAAGTGGTCCGAAGATACAACCCTGAACAGAAAACTGTATGGAGGTCTGGAAGATCTAATACGGACTACAACATTCATCGCAGAAACTGGCGTGATTGTGTAGTGCGAACGccagtaagtaagtaagtaagtcaACAAAACCTCGACAGTGAACGAACACCCGATAGTACAGCATTGTGTTAAACACCTGGTCGGAAAATCAAAGCCGACAGTTaacttatttagaaaaaaatccgTTAGGTTCTGCAGACATCAAATTAAGCAAAAATAGTAACACAACGGCACAAAAACAACAGTTGCAAACTAACAGAAACACAATAACAGCAGAAATGAACTCCACAAAAGCAGCACAATCTAAACTAACTGTCAATCATTGCTAAAATGTATGCAGTAAACTTATGTTCTTTCATAAACTCTGCTGGATGAGCAATATAAATGGAACGAAACAACTATATGAGTACATACTAGCGCTGTTTAATATTAACGGCAAATCATCAAAGAAAGCGTGTATACCAGACATCAATGGAAAAGTATAAAGTTATGCATTATTACATCGCATATTGTTTATCCATCGCGATTCCGCCTAAACTGACGTGGATACGTATAACAAACAGCACGATACGCCTTGAGTACATGTTAAAATGGTCTTGACGTTTCACTGGTGATGTGATTTGCGAAAGTCAGTGTCATACACATTTCATCAGGAGAGCTCGCATTTTAATTGTTATAGACCCAGATTAATGCGCGACTGTGACATCCTCCCTGTCACGTGATTTGGCGTGATTTGGCGCGAAacggtcatgtttttttttcaaggcggtgaaaaaataattacaattggATTAACAACGTGGTATTTTGGAATATAAAAACGCTCAAATTTGTTTTAGATGCATTTTAAGGTATTCTAATGGGAAAAAGGAATAGAAAAGACCGATGCAGTAGTGATAGtgacataaacaaacaaaacagtaAACAACCAAAACAAAGAGGCCCGTCAGCAGATACTCCACTTAGTGACATTCTTAATAAAGCTAGCGCTGTGCTGTACGATACGTAGGATGTAAACAATAGTGTTTTTGTGAACGAGCCTGTGAATCCGTTGGACAATATGGCTGAGTCTGGAGGTGAGCCTACAAATCGTGACATTATGAACTGTTTAAATGCCATTAAATGTCGGGTAGATACTGTTGAAAAAAAACTAACATCTATTGCTAAAATCGAAGAACGCTTTTCAAATTTCGAAAAAGACATT of Dreissena polymorpha isolate Duluth1 chromosome 15, UMN_Dpol_1.0, whole genome shotgun sequence contains these proteins:
- the LOC127859587 gene encoding uncharacterized protein LOC127859587; the protein is MATGKRCSNYNAETEALMKAASMIDYSQEDIPQSVLEALINNTSPKLAKLMTRLSNNHNIALQWIPAHCGVSGNEEADQLAKQGAKTEQPNTQVSYREKVTIIKAITRPQQEQDAYHLLNRAEQVVMVRLRSGHNRLNAHMYRKYKLVPSPLCP